The following proteins are encoded in a genomic region of Gemmatimonadota bacterium:
- a CDS encoding VOC family protein has translation MSQNKTIGGGGFHHVAIRAHDFEASVKFYTEAMGFQKKISWGEGKRRAIMLDTGDGNYLEIFANGTDEPKPEGSIIHFALRTSDCNAAIERARAAGAQITVEPKDVEIPSEPHKTPVRIAFCKGPDGEIIEFFQNELT, from the coding sequence ATGTCGCAAAACAAAACCATTGGGGGTGGGGGCTTTCACCACGTTGCAATTCGCGCCCACGACTTTGAAGCATCCGTAAAATTTTATACCGAAGCGATGGGATTTCAAAAAAAAATTTCCTGGGGTGAAGGCAAAAGACGCGCCATCATGCTCGACACCGGAGATGGGAATTACCTCGAAATTTTCGCCAATGGCACAGACGAACCCAAACCGGAAGGGTCCATTATTCACTTTGCTCTGCGCACCAGCGATTGCAACGCTGCCATAGAACGCGCCAGAGCAGCCGGTGCCCAAATCACCGTAGAACCCAAAGACGTCGAAATTCCCAGCGAGCCCCACAAAACCCCTGTACGCATCGCCTTTTGCAAAGGTCCCGATGGCGAAATCATCGAATTTTTTCAAAACGAATTGACGTGA